A genomic region of Cygnus atratus isolate AKBS03 ecotype Queensland, Australia chromosome 13, CAtr_DNAZoo_HiC_assembly, whole genome shotgun sequence contains the following coding sequences:
- the LOC118245632 gene encoding transmembrane protein 182-like, with translation MKAGIAGLAAGILGGTGVLLFLVAFGTDYWLLASETCGMVPDGNSTLQPGEAETPTEARKEILTFHHEGFFWRCWFFGEGQPETIWTFWYTSQAHPKHCMHGYLFPMPVTLGPFPHPSYDTTAVYRGFWTAFIMLAVAGGLVGGLLLVCGVPFVSAKSYKVGGGFLLASGCLFLLLIFLFVMWKEFVADFQKYILLERSEKCLEEAPVHVYYGWSFMFAAAGVPLVLLSGLLFFLVGRDIMKSLE, from the exons ATGAAGGCTGGCATcgcggggctggctgcgggcaTCCTGGGCGGCACTGGCGTGCTGCTCTTCCTCGTTGCCTTCGGGACGGATTACTGGCTGCTGGCTTCAGAGACCTGCGGGATGGTCCCCGATGGAAACAGCACGCTCCAGCCCGGCGAG GCTGAAACGCCGACCGAGGCCAGGAAGGAGATCCTCACTTTCCACCACGAGGGCTTCTTCTGGCGGTGCTGGTTCTTCGGCGAGGGCCAGCCGGAGACCATCTGGACCTTCTGGTACA CCAGCCAAGCGCACCCCAAGCACTGCATGCACGGCTACCTGTTCCCCATGCCTGTCACTCTGGGacctttcccccatccctcCTACGACACGACCGCAG TGTACAGAGGCTTCTGGACAGCGTTCATCATGCTGGCTGTGGCTGGCGGCCTGGTGGGAGGCCTGCTGCTGGTGTGTGGCGTGCCCTTCGTCAGCGCCAAGTCCTACAAAGTCGGCGGTGGGTTCCTGCTGGCCTCGG GATGCTTATTTCTCCTGCTCATTTTCCTCTTCGTGATGTGGAAGGAGTTTGTGgctgattttcagaagtacaTTCTCCTGGAGAGGAGTGAAAAGTGCCTGGAGGAAGCGCCCGTGCACGTGTACTACGGCTGGTCCTTCATGTTCGCTGCCGCAGGGGTGCCCCTGGTGCTGCTCTCCGGACTCCTCTTCTTTCTGGTCGGCAGAGACATTATGAAGTCCCTGGAGTAA